Sequence from the Nocardioides exalbidus genome:
GCTGCTGGTGCGCCACGGCCGGGTGGAGCTCGACGGAGACCCGGCCGACGTGGTCGAGCACTACCGGCGGTCGGCGTGAGCGCCCAGCTGCTCGGCCTGCACCAGCCCGGTACGACGCCCCTGCACCGGCTCCCGGCCGGCGCGAAGCTGCTCGGCCTGATGGTCGCCAGCCTCGTCGTGGTCGTCGTACGCGGGCCGGGGTCGGCGGTCGCGTTCCTGGCTGTCGCGGCCGGGCTGCTGGTGTGGTCGGGTGCCCGGCTCGGGCTCACCCTCCGGGCGATGCGGTGGCTGCTGCTGACGGCGGCGATCCTCGGCGCGTGGACGGTGTGGCAGAACGGCTGGCCGCGCGCGGTCGAGGTCGTCGGAGACCTGGTCGCGCTGATCCTGCTCGCGACGACGCTGACCGTGACGACGCCGGTCGACGAGGTGCTCGACGCGGTGTCACGCGGGTTGCAACCGTTGCGGCGGG
This genomic interval carries:
- a CDS encoding energy-coupling factor transporter transmembrane component T family protein; protein product: MSAQLLGLHQPGTTPLHRLPAGAKLLGLMVASLVVVVVRGPGSAVAFLAVAAGLLVWSGARLGLTLRAMRWLLLTAAILGAWTVWQNGWPRAVEVVGDLVALILLATTLTVTTPVDEVLDAVSRGLQPLRRVGVDPEAVALAFSLMLRAIPTTIMLAEESRDAAVARGLERSPRARLIPFVIRVVARARDTGDALHARGIGD